The Nitriliruptor alkaliphilus DSM 45188 genome includes a region encoding these proteins:
- a CDS encoding 2-oxo acid dehydrogenase subunit E2: MGRQHNSVRRKLAIATWRPPREANIYGKLELDATEALAYLQQVRERSGERVTMTHLVARATAAALAEEPTLNGRIRFGRYLPNDRVSIAFLVTMPDGSDLARARVDDVDRKDLATIAAELRSRSRRLRDGADTDWEASKRIVRVLPTWLLRPLVWTTGWLTASLGIDAKPLGLERQPFGSAIVTSVGMLGLDEAWVPPTPFARVPLYVLIGAVRERPTTVEGQVVSRPMLTVTATIDHRFIDGFQAATLARAFRRVFDDPWSLDRAGGAPSVRASGGAQDPPLAPPSA; encoded by the coding sequence GTGGGACGGCAGCACAACTCGGTCCGCCGCAAGCTCGCGATCGCCACGTGGCGGCCGCCGCGGGAAGCCAACATCTACGGCAAGCTCGAGCTGGACGCGACCGAGGCGCTCGCCTACCTCCAACAGGTCCGGGAGCGGTCCGGCGAGCGGGTGACGATGACCCACCTGGTCGCCCGGGCGACGGCCGCAGCCCTGGCCGAGGAACCGACGCTCAACGGCCGAATCCGGTTCGGCCGGTACCTGCCCAACGACCGCGTGTCGATCGCCTTCCTGGTGACCATGCCCGACGGTTCGGACCTGGCACGCGCCCGGGTGGACGACGTCGATCGCAAGGACCTGGCGACCATCGCCGCCGAGCTGCGCAGCCGATCGCGACGGCTGCGGGACGGCGCTGACACCGACTGGGAGGCGAGCAAGCGCATCGTGCGGGTCCTGCCCACGTGGCTGCTGCGCCCCCTGGTGTGGACCACGGGGTGGTTGACCGCGTCGCTCGGCATCGACGCGAAGCCCCTCGGTCTCGAACGTCAACCGTTCGGGTCGGCCATCGTCACCAGCGTCGGCATGCTCGGCCTCGACGAGGCGTGGGTGCCGCCGACCCCGTTCGCCCGCGTACCCCTGTACGTGCTGATCGGTGCGGTCCGCGAGCGGCCCACCACCGTCGAGGGCCAGGTCGTCTCCCGCCCGATGCTGACGGTGACGGCGACGATCGACCACCGCTTCATCGACGGCTTCCAGGCGGCGACCCTCGCCCGGGCGTTCCGCCGCGTGTTCGACGACCCCTGGAGCCTCGACCGGGCGGGCGGTGCACCGAGCGTGCGCGCCAGCGGCGGTGCGCAGGATCCGCCGCTGGCCCCGCCCTCGGCCTAG
- a CDS encoding DNA-3-methyladenine glycosylase family protein, with product MRTFTVPLEIDLRRSLSPLVSSAQDPTIRLRPEAVIRSSVTPAGPATLQVTRSGPRTFRAEAWGPGAGWSLDHAPRLVGGDDALDGFRPDLHPFVARAHHHRPGLRIVRTGTVWDLLVPTILAQRVTGGEAARAWTRLVRRYGDVAPGPGELRLAPTPEVCAGLPDHVWHRMGVERSRAAAVRSAARHAAKLERALALPRPDRLRALCRVPGIGPWTAELVLRSAAGDADAVEIGDFHVKNQIAWNLADEPRGTDERMLELLTPFAGHRGRVVRLVGTAGRRPPAFGHRLRVIPVDHL from the coding sequence GTGCGGACGTTCACGGTGCCCCTCGAGATCGACCTGCGGCGGTCGCTGTCACCGCTGGTGTCCAGCGCGCAGGATCCCACCATCCGTCTGCGTCCCGAGGCGGTGATCCGCAGCTCCGTGACGCCAGCGGGGCCAGCGACCCTCCAGGTGACGCGATCGGGGCCACGCACGTTCCGCGCCGAAGCGTGGGGTCCGGGCGCCGGGTGGTCGTTGGACCACGCCCCCCGGCTCGTCGGTGGCGACGATGCCCTCGACGGCTTCCGGCCCGACCTGCACCCGTTCGTCGCCCGGGCGCACCACCACCGTCCGGGGCTGCGGATCGTCCGGACCGGCACCGTGTGGGACCTGCTCGTGCCGACCATCCTGGCCCAGCGGGTCACCGGCGGCGAGGCTGCCCGGGCGTGGACCCGACTGGTACGCCGCTACGGCGATGTCGCCCCCGGCCCGGGGGAGCTCCGGCTCGCGCCCACCCCGGAGGTCTGCGCCGGCCTCCCGGACCACGTCTGGCACCGGATGGGCGTCGAACGATCTCGCGCCGCTGCCGTACGCAGCGCCGCCCGGCACGCTGCGAAGCTGGAGCGCGCGCTCGCCCTGCCGCGTCCCGATCGCCTGCGGGCGCTGTGCCGTGTGCCCGGCATCGGACCGTGGACCGCCGAGCTGGTGCTGCGCAGCGCGGCCGGTGACGCGGACGCCGTCGAGATCGGCGACTTCCACGTCAAGAACCAGATCGCGTGGAACCTCGCCGACGAGCCCCGCGGCACCGACGAGCGCATGCTCGAGCTGCTGACCCCGTTCGCCGGGCACCGCGGCCGGGTCGTTCGTCTGGTGGGGACGGCCGGCCGCCGGCCGCCCGCCTTCGGCCACCGCCTGCGCGTGATCCCCGTCGACCACCTCTGA
- a CDS encoding lytic transglycosylase domain-containing protein — translation MPHQPLRRVRRSALPAAVILGLVAAGSADYVVARGDTLTGIARAHGTTVSAIVAANDLPDADRIRAGDRLTLPDPAATARADVGAVLDRVARERGWSPAFVKAVAWQESGWNPRAVSSAGAIGVMQVMPETGRFVSRELVGRDLDLEDVHDNVTAGVAFLQHLWELTDGDPELTLAGYYQGLRSVAHNGMYDDTERYVANVLALRERFR, via the coding sequence GTGCCACACCAGCCACTGCGCCGCGTCCGCCGGTCCGCGCTGCCCGCCGCCGTCATCCTCGGCCTCGTCGCTGCCGGCTCCGCGGACTACGTGGTCGCGCGGGGGGACACCCTCACGGGGATCGCCCGTGCCCACGGGACCACCGTGTCCGCGATCGTGGCCGCCAACGACCTGCCCGACGCGGACCGCATCCGCGCCGGTGACCGCCTGACGCTGCCGGACCCGGCTGCCACCGCCAGGGCCGACGTCGGCGCGGTCCTGGACCGCGTCGCCCGTGAACGGGGGTGGAGTCCCGCGTTCGTCAAGGCCGTGGCGTGGCAGGAGTCGGGTTGGAACCCGCGAGCGGTGTCGTCGGCCGGCGCGATCGGGGTGATGCAGGTCATGCCGGAGACGGGCCGGTTCGTGTCACGCGAGCTGGTGGGCCGTGACCTCGACCTCGAGGACGTCCACGACAACGTGACCGCCGGGGTGGCCTTCCTCCAGCACCTGTGGGAGCTGACCGACGGTGACCCGGAGCTGACCCTGGCCGGCTACTACCAGGGGCTGCGCTCGGTGGCCCACAACGGGATGTACGACGACACCGAGCGGTACGTGGCCAACGTCCTGGCGCTGCGTGAGCGTTTCCGCTGA
- a CDS encoding peroxiredoxin encodes MSIRLGDTAPDFTAPTTEGELNFHDWKGGSWAVLFSHPKDFTPVCTTELGAVAKLKDEFDARDVKVIGLSVSSLGDHEKWADDIEQTQGAALNFPVIADPDRKVADLYDMVHPQADDTATVRSVFVVGPDNKVKLTLTYPASTGRNFDELLRVIDSLQLTAERQLATPVNWIKGDRVIVVPAVSDEDAAERFGEVDAVRPYLRYVSDPTV; translated from the coding sequence ATGTCGATCCGTCTCGGCGACACCGCCCCCGACTTCACCGCGCCCACCACCGAGGGCGAGCTGAACTTCCACGACTGGAAGGGCGGCAGCTGGGCCGTCCTCTTCAGCCACCCGAAGGACTTCACGCCGGTCTGCACGACCGAGCTCGGCGCCGTCGCCAAGCTCAAGGACGAGTTCGACGCGCGGGACGTGAAGGTCATCGGTCTGTCGGTCAGCTCGCTCGGCGACCACGAGAAGTGGGCCGACGACATCGAACAGACCCAGGGCGCTGCGCTGAACTTCCCCGTGATCGCCGACCCGGATCGCAAGGTCGCCGACCTCTACGACATGGTCCACCCGCAGGCGGACGACACCGCGACCGTCCGCTCGGTGTTCGTCGTGGGCCCCGACAACAAGGTCAAGCTGACCCTCACCTACCCCGCCTCGACCGGTCGCAACTTCGACGAGCTGCTGCGGGTCATCGACTCGCTCCAGCTGACCGCCGAGCGTCAGCTCGCCACGCCGGTGAACTGGATCAAGGGCGACCGCGTCATCGTGGTGCCGGCGGTGTCCGACGAGGACGCTGCGGAGCGCTTCGGTGAGGTCGACGCCGTGCGTCCGTACCTGCGCTACGTCTCGGACCCGACCGTCTGA
- a CDS encoding MarR family winged helix-turn-helix transcriptional regulator → MAGSDHVDHLLAQWARERPELDTSRLRIGARLVRLSRYLDRASGDHLAPWDLSEGEHNVLAALRRSGPPYQLTPTELYRSLLVSSGAMTNRLDRLEAAGLLVRTPDPDDRRRTRVGLTDRGREVIDAAIDAHVTALDEMFASLSPEDVDVLEGLLRTVLCDLEARDPDA, encoded by the coding sequence ATGGCGGGTTCCGACCACGTCGATCACCTGCTGGCGCAGTGGGCGCGCGAGCGTCCCGAGCTCGACACGTCGCGGCTGCGGATCGGCGCTCGCCTGGTCCGCCTCTCGCGCTACCTGGACCGCGCGAGCGGCGACCACCTCGCTCCCTGGGACCTGTCGGAGGGCGAGCACAACGTGCTCGCGGCGCTGCGTCGTTCCGGGCCGCCCTACCAGCTGACACCGACCGAGCTGTACCGCTCGCTCCTGGTCTCGTCCGGGGCGATGACCAACCGCCTGGACCGGCTCGAGGCAGCAGGCCTCCTGGTTCGCACCCCCGACCCCGACGACCGTCGCCGGACCCGGGTGGGCCTGACCGACCGTGGCCGCGAGGTCATCGACGCGGCCATCGACGCCCACGTCACGGCGCTCGACGAGATGTTCGCGAGCCTGTCGCCGGAGGACGTCGACGTGCTCGAAGGGCTGCTGCGCACGGTGCTGTGCGACCTCGAGGCCCGCGACCCCGACGCCTGA
- a CDS encoding 5'-3' exonuclease produces MPAGTGPRLTMERPRVPTVLAVDGNSLGHRAFHATHRDAPVGPFVTATVVGMLATAWSYGPYDAIVVGFDHATNHRKLEFPEYKGQRPPNHPDLDRHLTDLRSHLAACGFHVVEREGAEADDLLAATADACGEAGWACDLLTSDRDLTAVVGPTTRLLRPRASMADLLVEDEAAVRARYGVEPWQYVDLAALRGDPSDGLRGAQGIGPKIAARLLRDHGSVLGIYAALHDLHPKVEAALRASRADVERNLVLMAPIPHLAVDVVGAVAAGCDPDRVVAGCADLGIPWAGARFRGAVTAPPPPPLPPPPEHEPDLDAVLATVTTRARPVPVASGEQAALF; encoded by the coding sequence GTGCCCGCCGGCACCGGGCCCCGCCTGACCATGGAGCGTCCCCGCGTGCCCACCGTCCTCGCCGTCGACGGCAACTCCCTCGGCCACCGCGCCTTCCACGCGACCCACCGCGACGCCCCGGTCGGGCCGTTCGTAACGGCGACGGTCGTGGGGATGCTCGCCACGGCGTGGTCCTACGGGCCCTACGACGCCATCGTCGTCGGCTTCGACCACGCGACCAACCACCGCAAGCTCGAGTTCCCCGAGTACAAGGGGCAGCGGCCACCCAACCACCCCGATCTCGACCGGCACCTGACCGACCTGCGCAGCCACCTCGCCGCGTGCGGGTTCCACGTGGTCGAGCGGGAGGGCGCGGAGGCCGACGACCTGCTCGCCGCGACGGCCGACGCCTGCGGCGAAGCCGGGTGGGCCTGCGACCTGCTCACCTCGGACCGGGACCTGACCGCGGTGGTCGGTCCAACGACCCGCCTGCTGCGGCCCCGGGCCTCCATGGCCGACCTCCTGGTCGAGGACGAGGCCGCGGTCCGCGCCCGCTACGGCGTCGAACCGTGGCAGTACGTCGACCTCGCCGCCCTGCGTGGCGACCCGTCGGACGGTCTGCGCGGGGCGCAGGGCATCGGCCCCAAGATCGCGGCCCGCCTGCTGCGCGACCACGGCAGCGTGCTCGGCATCTACGCCGCCCTCCACGACCTGCACCCGAAGGTCGAGGCCGCCCTGCGCGCCTCCCGTGCCGACGTCGAACGCAACCTCGTGCTCATGGCGCCGATCCCCCACCTCGCGGTCGACGTCGTCGGTGCCGTGGCCGCGGGCTGCGACCCCGACCGGGTCGTCGCCGGCTGCGCCGACCTCGGCATCCCCTGGGCCGGAGCACGGTTCCGGGGCGCCGTCACCGCGCCGCCACCCCCGCCGCTGCCACCACCGCCGGAGCACGAGCCCGACCTCGATGCGGTCCTGGCCACCGTCACCACGCGCGCGCGTCCGGTCCCGGTCGCCAGCGGCGAACAGGCGGCGCTGTTCTGA
- a CDS encoding DMT family transporter: protein MSDRSPSRLALGSALLLGALAVSSSAILSRVAMGDTPQVATAVAGMAPALAVAFWRCGLGALALAPLAWRAHRRTPVHLTAVRRRQLLGSGVALGLHFGLFQASLALTTVASATTLATMSPLFVALGAWWFLREPTDRRTGVGMAVTVVGALTIGAGDLAAVDLGVRALIGDGLAFGSAVAVSGYLLAGRAARRDVPATVYSCLVYAGAAAVLLVACLAVGVPLIGFSVGTWLAIALIVVGPQLLGHSVFNALLEHVPATVISTVVLSEPIGAALLAWLLLDELPAATFAVGAPLVLAGVAVATLRARVGPAVAGDAPVATDPSPRARGAEEPER from the coding sequence GTGTCCGACCGCTCCCCCTCGCGCCTCGCGCTCGGCAGCGCGCTGCTGCTCGGCGCCCTGGCGGTGTCGTCGTCGGCGATCCTGTCACGCGTCGCGATGGGCGACACGCCGCAGGTGGCCACGGCCGTGGCCGGGATGGCCCCCGCGCTGGCGGTCGCGTTCTGGCGGTGCGGCCTCGGAGCGCTGGCCCTGGCACCGCTCGCGTGGCGTGCCCACCGTCGCACCCCCGTCCACCTCACGGCGGTGCGACGTCGCCAACTGCTCGGCTCGGGCGTCGCGCTCGGCCTGCACTTCGGCTTGTTCCAGGCGTCCCTCGCGCTGACCACCGTCGCGTCGGCGACCACCCTCGCGACGATGTCCCCGCTGTTCGTCGCCCTGGGTGCGTGGTGGTTCCTACGCGAGCCGACCGACCGCCGCACCGGCGTGGGGATGGCGGTCACCGTCGTCGGCGCGCTCACCATCGGTGCGGGGGACCTCGCGGCGGTCGACCTCGGGGTGCGGGCGCTGATCGGTGATGGCCTCGCCTTCGGCAGCGCCGTCGCAGTCAGTGGCTACCTGCTCGCCGGACGCGCCGCACGCCGGGACGTCCCCGCGACCGTCTACTCGTGCCTGGTGTACGCGGGCGCCGCGGCCGTGCTGCTGGTCGCCTGCCTGGCCGTCGGCGTCCCGCTGATCGGGTTCTCGGTCGGGACCTGGCTCGCCATCGCCCTCATCGTCGTCGGCCCGCAGCTGCTCGGCCACAGCGTCTTCAACGCGCTGCTCGAGCACGTCCCTGCCACGGTGATCTCGACGGTGGTGCTGTCCGAACCGATCGGCGCCGCGTTGCTCGCCTGGCTCCTGCTCGACGAGCTCCCGGCAGCCACCTTCGCCGTCGGCGCACCGCTCGTGCTCGCCGGGGTCGCCGTGGCGACGCTCCGCGCCCGGGTCGGACCCGCGGTCGCCGGCGATGCGCCAGTGGCGACCGATCCGTCCCCACGTGCTCGGGGGGCCGAGGAACCGGAGAGGTGA